A genomic stretch from Solanum stenotomum isolate F172 chromosome 8, ASM1918654v1, whole genome shotgun sequence includes:
- the LOC125873607 gene encoding uncharacterized protein LOC125873607 codes for MACSNKLNEYVVRTLMEILKINPYSMFLKSLVDVPQLSDFYIALKCDSGLDQRIYNLPTVSEVAGIWVEQDITNSIPTPHIRIYTKSDKSQLVNYYYGCYDPLQYPLLFPYGQGGWHCGIKKIKCSSRTSTQVYCEQEQLPSIKNMCSIDGLLNMEAEVMLKEKHKRGTISCREYYCYKLQIRDDENIVLHAGRLFQQYVVDEWIKIESQRLDFASFNQDLIRTDVLDGILDVLRKGEREASHIGKQRILPLSFTGGPRDMRRRYMDAIALVQRFGKPDIFLTITCNPSWPEIEEKLISTDETLDFVGIYLREPVFSHGQLYVALSRATSSHNVKVLIRPPIIDENDDHSTYNVVYNEIIEKAFS; via the exons ATGGCatgttcaaataaattaaatgagtATGTTGTGAGAACTCTGAtggaaatattaaaaattaatccATACTCTATGTTTTTAAAATCTTTAGTAGATGTTCCACAACTATCTGATTTTTATATTGCACTTAAGTGTGATTCTGGCTTAGATCAGCGTATATATAACTTACCAACAGTATCAGAAGTTGCAGGAATATGGGTAGAACAAGATATTACTAATTCTATTCCTACACCACATATTCGAATATATACAAAAAGTGATAAAAGTCAATTGGTAAATTATTATTACGGTTGTTATGATCCATTGCAATATCCATTGCTATTTCCATATGGTCAAGGTGGATGGCATTGTGGTATTAAGAAAATTAAGTGTTCTTCAAGAACGTCAACACAAGTATATTGCGAACAAGAACAACTACCAAGTATAAAAAATATGTGTTCAATAGATGGACTGCTTAACATGGAAGCCGAAGTTATGCTAAAAGAAAAGCACAAACGAGGCACTATTTCTTGTCGTGAATATTATTGTTACAAACTTCAAATAAGAGATGATGAAAATATAGTCTTACATGCTGGAAGATTATTCCAACAATATGTAGTAGATGAATGGATAAAAATTGAAAGCCAACGATTAGACTTTGCTTCTTTTAATCAAGATTTAATTAGAACTGATGTATTAGATGGAATTTTGGATGTTTTACGTAAGGGGGAAAGAGAAGCTTCACATATAGGAAAACAACGCATACTTCCACTTAGCTTTACTGGAGGTCCAAGAGATATGCGTAGACGATATATGGATGCTATTGCATTAGTGCAACGTTTTGGAAAACCTGATATATTTTTGACTATAACATGTAATCCTTCTTGGcctgaaatagaagaaaaactTATATCAACTGATGAG ACATTAGATTTTGTTGGTATATATTTACGAGAACCTGTCTTCTCTCATGGACAATTGTATGTTGCTTTATCAAGAGCAACAAGTTCTCACAATGTTAAAGTATTAATTAGACCACCtataattgatgaaaatgatgatcaTTCAACATATAATGTTGTCTATAATGAAATTATTGAGAAAGCcttttcttga
- the LOC125873075 gene encoding scarecrow-like protein 8 → MSSDFSGGVPDFYGGAGRSNSIPMNNARPQIQFPHRPDGASQNFHRRPTFIGKRSLAAFQQQQQFQFLQQQQQFQFLQQQQQQGLGFYLRNVKPRSYQQASPISPLDYSVSSSSISSEFSPMTARHPLPISTANTNGVLSSGNPDCSAVASYLNQVQNSLYQESEEKMMNRLHELEKLLLEDNNEDEEDTVSVVTNNDEWSETIKNLITPISNHLSPASSTSSCSSSVESPPVSSPKQSIVEAATAITDGKTNVAVQILTRLAQVADVRGSSEQRLTAYMVSALRSRVNSTEYPPPVMELHSKEHAVSTQNLYEISPCFKLGFMAANLAIVEAVADHPSNKIHVIDFDIGQGGQYLHLLHALATKNTDYPISLKITAITTEFTGRADNRVNSIEDDLKTLANKVGISLIFNIISCSITDLSREKLGIEHDEALAVTFAYRLYRLPDESVTTENLRDELLRRVKGLSPKVVTLVEQELNGNTAAFVARVNEACGYYGALLDSLDATVSRDETGRVKIEEGLSRKLANSVACEGRDRVERCEVFGKWRARMSMAGFGPRPMSQQIADSLLKRLNSGPRGNPGFNVNEQSGGIRFGWMGKTLTVASAWC, encoded by the coding sequence atgtCGTCGGATTTCTCCGGCGGAGTTCCTGACTTTTACGGCGGCGCCGGAAGATCCAACTCGATTCCGATGAACAACGCTCGGCCACAAATTCAATTCCCCCACCGTCCTGATGGAGCTTCTCAGAATTTCCACCGGAGACCTACGTTCATCGGCAAACGATCACTCGCAGCCTTTCAACAGCAGCAGCAGTTTCAGTTTCTACAACAGCAGCAACAATTTCAATTTCTGCAACAGCAACAACAGCAAGGTTTGGGATTTTATCTTCGTAACGTAAAGCCTAGAAGTTACCAGCAGGCATCTCCAATTTCTCCTCTAGATTACTCTGTTTCATCCTCGTCGATTTCATCTGAATTTTCTCCCATGACTGCACGCCATCCCCTCCCGATTTCTACGGCGAACACCAATGGGGTTTTATCTTCTGGTAACCCGGATTGTTCTGCAGTTGCTTCTTACCTAAATCAAGTACAGAACAGTTTATACCAGGAATCAGAGGAAAAAATGATGAATCGACTGCATGAGTTAGAGAAACTGCTCCTAGAAGACAACAATGAGGACGAAGAAGATACAGTCTCTGTTGTGACTAACAACGATGAGTGGTCGGAAACAATAAAGAATCTGATTACTCCGATTAGTAACCACCTATCCCCGGCATCATCTACGTCTTCATGTTCTTCTTCTGTGGAATCTCCGCCAGTATCTTCTCCCAAGCAGTCAATTGTCGAAGCTGCTACCGCAATAACAGACGGAAAAACCAATGTTGCAGTACAGATCCTCACGCGCCTCGCACAGGTCGCTGATGTTAGAGGTTCTTCCGAACAGCGGCTGACGGCGTACATGGTGTCGGCACTCCGATCGCGCGTGAACTCAACGGAGTATCCACCTCCGGTGATGGAGCTGCATAGCAAAGAGCACGCAGTTTCAACCCAAAATCTCTACGAGATATCCCCGTGTTTCAAGCTTGGATTCATGGCAGCTAATTTAGCCATTGTTGAAGCTGTAGCTGATCATCCCTCAAACAAAATTCACGTCATTGATTTCGACATAGGACAAGGTGGACAATACTTACATTTACTACACGCGCTAGCTACCAAGAATACAGATTATCCCATCAGCTTAAAAATCACGGCGATCACAACAGAGTTCACGGGCAGAGCTGATAACAGAGTAAATTCCATTGAAGATGATCTGAAAACTCTAGCAAACAAAGTCGGGATTTCCTTGattttcaatataatttcatGTTCAATCACCGATTTGAGTAGGGAAAAATTAGGGATTGAACACGACGAAGCTTTAGCAGTGACTTTCGCATACAGATTATACAGATTACCCGACGAGAGCGTAACAACAGAGAATCTAAGAGACGAGCTTCTCCGGCGAGTAAAGGGGTTATCACCAAAGGTGGTGACATTAGTAGAGCAAGAGTTGAACGGGAACACGGCGGCGTTTGTGGCGCGTGTAAACGAGGCGTGTGGCTATTACGGAGCATTGTTGGATTCACTGGACGCAACTGTATCAAGAGATGAAACGGGTCGGGTCAAGATCGAAGAAGGGCTGAGTCGTAAATTAGCAAATTCGGTAGCGTGTGAAGGGAGGGATCGCGTAGAGAGATGCGAGGTGTTTGGTAAATGGAGGGCCCGAATGAGTATGGCTGGGTTCGGGCCGAGGCCCATGAGTCAACAAATTGCTGATTCACTGCTTAAGAGGCTTAATTCGGGCCCACGTGGCAACCCGGGATTTAATGTAAATGAACAAAGTGGGGGTATTAGGTTTGGATGGATGGGAAAAACCCTCACCGTTGCTTCTGCTTGGTGTTAA